From Camelina sativa cultivar DH55 chromosome 5, Cs, whole genome shotgun sequence:
GTGTTTATTCTCGCGTGATTCGTGCGGAACAACATCTCAACAACATGCGTGCTTCTGAAGTCAAGCAAGATGTTGTCGGCTTCTCCGTCAAAACAGAGTTTGCTCCTCACTCTGTTTCTCCTGATGTTGCTGCTATTACCACTCGCAGTCGTGATCCTAATCGTTCCTGCAGTCACTGCAAACGTACGGGTCATGAAGCTTCAGAGTGCTTTCTTCTCCATGGTTACCCTGATTGGTTCTTTGAACAACAACGTTCTTCCTCTGGTCGTGGTGGTCGCGGTGGTCGCGGTGGCGGTCGTTCATCCTTCTCTGGTGGTCGAGGTCGTGGTCGTGTGAATGCAGCATCAGCTACTGTCAGCAATACACTCTCTTCTGTTCCGACTGATCAAATCTCTGCTCTCATTACGTTGCTTCAAAACCAGCAGAGTCAACTGTCTACGGAGAAATTGTCTGGTAAAACCGCTCTCACTGATGTCATTATAGACACTGGTGCTTCGCATCACATGACAGGCAATTTGTCTTTGTTGCGTAATACTCTTGATATACTACCTTCTGCGGTTACTTTTCCAGATGGCACTGCCTCTCGTGCTACGAAAATAGGCACTTTGCAACTGAATGGGGACTATTACTTGTCCAATGTTTTATATGTTCCCGACTTCACTTGTACTTTGATTTCGGTGTCTCGTCTTCTTAAACAGACCGGTTGCATTGCTATTTTCACTGATACTCTATGTGTTTTACAGGACCGTTTTACGAGGACCCTGATTGGCGCCGGTGTAGAGCGAGAGGGAGTCTACTATTTCAAGGGTGTCAAGGTTGCACATGTTCATCAAGCTGGCAAGGGCAACATCTCTCCTTCGGTTTTATGGCATCGTCGTCTTGGCCATCCTTCATACAAAGTTCTTTCTCAATTACCGGTTTTAGATAGTTTGAAAGTTGATTTTGGTGATAAACATTCATGTGATATTTGTTTCCGTGCTAAACAAACACGGACTGTTTTTCATGAAAGTATTAATAAAGCTTCGACTCCTTTTGGTTTGATACACTGCGATGTTTGGGGACCCTATTGCACTCTTTCTTCTTGTGGAGCTGCTTATTTCTTAACTATTGTTGATGACTACTCAAGAGCTGTCTGGATCTATCTTATGTTAGCTAAGTCTGAAGTCAAAAATTTGATACATAATTTTTGTGCCATGAGTGACAAACAGTTTGGCTGCCCTGTCAAAGCTGTCCGTACGGACAATGGGACTGAGTTTATggctctctcttccttctttcgTCAACATGGCATTGAACATCAGACATCATGCGTCGATACACCACAGCAGAACGGCCGAGTGGAACGTAAACACCGTCACATTCTAAACGTTGCTCGTGCCCTTCTCTTTCAAGCTCAGCTTCCTGTTCGGTTCTGGGGTGAGAGTGTGTTGACTGCGGCTCATCTAATTAATCGTACCCCTACTCCTCTGCTTCACGGGAAGACACCGTATGACATACTGTATGGAACTTCTCCTTCTTATGACTCACTTCGCACGTTTGGCTGTCTGTGTTACTCTCACCGACGTCCGCGTGACAAGGACAAGTTTAGTGATCGCAGTAGGAAATGCATATTCGTGGGCTATCCTTATGGTAAGAAAGCTTGGCGGCTCTACGACATTGAGAGACGAGAATTCTTTACAAGTCGTGATGTTATTTTTCTTGAAGAACAGTTTCCCGGTCTCTCCGATTCTGTTCATGAACCGTCTCTAATGACTCCTTCGTCCTGTGTCATTGATGACTGGTCTCCTACATTACCTTCCTCTACTCCGTTGTTGACACCGGTTCCGACTCTGCAATCTATATCAGACTCTGTTCCACCGCGTCCTTCGTCTCCTACTTCCCCTGTTCCTGATACTATTACTTCATCTCCGGCTTCTCCTACTACTGATCAGGCTATTACTCCAGTTGATTCTCCACCTCTCTCTCCTAGGCCGGCTGATTCACCAATAGTCGAGTCTCCGGTTGTGTCTTCTGATACATCTGATCCTACATCACCTGGTCTTCCTGAGCTACTCGGTTGTGGTCATCGGGTGCGACAACCCTCTGTTCTACTTAAGGACTATGTTGTCAAGACTTCACATGTGCACGCTTCCCCCTCTCTCACTTCATTGTCGTCTAATCCTGGTTCTCCTCATTCGGTTCCAGGTAACACACCTTATCCCATTGTTAATTATCTATCGCAAGCTAATTTTTCCACTGGTCACAAGGCTTTCATGGCTGCGATTACTTCTGCTGTTGAACCTACGAGTTTTAAACAAGCCATTTTGGACGATGTTTGGAATGATTCTATGAAGGATGAGTATTCTTCTCTTACTATGCAACACACGtgggatgagactactcttccTCCAGGCAAAACAGCGATTGGTAGTAAATGGGTTTATAAGATCAAACATCATGCCAATGGTACGATTGCTCGCTACAAATCACGCTTGGTGGCTCTTGGGAATCGTCAACGTGAAGGTGTTGATTACAAGGATACATTTGCTCCGGTTGTTAAGCCTACTACTGTGCGAGTTCTACTTGAGATTGCGGCTGCCAAACGATGGGAGGTACACCAAATGGATGTGCAGAATGCATTTTTGCATGGTGACTTACATGAGGAGGTGTACATGAAGTTCCCTCCTGGCTTTGAAAATCCGGATCCTACTAAGGTGTGTCGGCTGCATAAGGCCATCTACGGGCTTAAGCAAGCGCCTCGGTGTTGGTTTGCTAAGTTAAGTACTGCATTGAAGTCTTATGGTTTTAAGTAGAGTCGGCCTGATTACTCtcatttttcttacattaaaGGGAAGGTTTGTCTACATATCTTggtatatgttgatgattttgttatttctgGCAATGATCTCTCCACTATACAGAAGTTTAAGAACTACCTCAGTCAGTGTTTTCACATGAAAGACTTAGGGAAACTCAAGTACTTTTTTGGTATTGAGGTGGCTCGAAATACAGAAGGCATTTTTATTTCTCAACGTAAATATGCCTTAGATATCATTGCTGAGACTGGTCTTCTTGGTTCCAAACATGTGCCTACTCCTATGGAGGTTAATCATACGCTTCTCCGCAATGATAGTCCGTTCTATGACAATCCTGCGGCTTATCGACGTTTGGTGGGACGCCTTATTTACTTGACCTTCACAAGACCGGAGCTGTGTTATGCTGTTCACATTCTGTCCCAGTTTATGAAAGCACCTCGTCAAGATCATTAGGATGCTGCTATTCGTACGGTCCACTACCTTAAGGGTTCTCCGGGTCATGGAATTCTTCTTCGTTCTGATTCTGATCTGCGACTCACCGCctattgtgatgctgattggAATGGTTGTGCTTTGTCTCGTCGCTCTGTTAGTGCCTACATTGTTCTTCTTGGTCCTTCTCCAATTTCatggaagacaaagaaacagGATACTGTGTCTCAGTCTTCTGCTGAATCGGAATATCGTGCTATGGCGTACACGTTGAAGGAACTTAAATGGCTTAAGCAGTTGTTGTCTACGTTTGGTGTCGGTCATCCTCAACCTATGCGGATGTTTTGTGACAGTCAGTCTGCCTTGTATATTGCTGCTAACCCTGTTTTTCATGAGCGGACTAAACATGTTGAGTCAGATTGTCATTTCGTCCGTGATGCGGTTCAAGACAAGCTTATCACTACAGATCATATCACTACTAAGGAGCAGCCTGCAGACATTCTTACAAAAGCTCTACCTGCTCCAACATTTGAATATTTGCTGTCCAAGTTGGAGATTCAAGATCTTTCCCCTCCAACTTGAGGGGGGGTATAGAGATAACTACATAATATATCTTGTTGTAATCTATCTAATATTTAGGCTTATCATATATTCCTGATACTTAGGATCTCCATTGTATAAATACCTCTGTTCATCTATCAATAAGAGACAACTTAATTCTTCCATTCATAACAGAAATTGAAATCCTCTTTCATTCTGTTGTTGGCTTTGCGCGGAGGTCGCCAACATTATTAACCTatgttgaacaaaaaaacattatcatttaaaaaatttcttcaaGCGAATATGCTTAGCTGTTTGTATATCAAGATCATTTACTAACAAGAATGTTGAGTTTGCCATCAAACTGCGAGGAGATGGTTTGCATCAGCTTTTCTCTCTCAGGACGAGATGTTACATCACATATTGAACCACTCACTTGAAACCCTTTCTTTTCCCATTCGCTTAAACTTTGATTGAGCTTAGCTTCAGATATGTCACATACATGGATTCTAGCTCCAAAACCAGCTAATTCCTCCACTATGGCATACCTAAACAATACACAAACTTCTATTCCTTGAAATCTTGACTATTTAGGATGTTATAATAGAAGCATATAACAGAGAGTAGTAGAGATGATAAAGAGACAAGAAAGACGAACCCGATTCCGCTAGCTGCAccggttacaacttacaagagCTGTCATACCTTGAAGACTCCATCTTTTATCCATTTTCCTTGTATCTTACTAGAAGTGACCAAAAATGCCACAAAGTATAAGTATACTGTGAGTGTGGATCAGATAAGTGTCAATTATATTATTGAGTATTTTTGTACGTGTGGTTGATAAATTATTGTTGGagaaagatattttaaaatatcgatctttttgttttgtttttgcatgaatcatctttaatatatttttgtctaaCACCTACATAATTTAAGTGTCCCAAACAAAAATCGCTTTTTATATAGTCAACATCTTCAATAGAGAAACCATCTGTCAGTTGAGTCATCATTTTGCATAGGGATCGTAAAGCATAATACTGTTATATCACATGATTATGTCTTTGGGCTTGATCGAGTAAGTTGATGAGTGTCGAAGCCCATCTTTCTTAATTTGACTCGAAGTTGTGCTCTTCTTTTACTCTATGTTATGAATATTTACGCAGAGCAGAGAGAGGAACTTGGTCCCAAAAAGTATATACAGCATTAACGCTAAACCTACAAATCCAAATCATCTATTTTGTTGACATTCAACTTGAAGATTTGCTAATTGATCAAAGTTTCAAATCATTATTGTATAATGAATCTTTTTAAGtttcaaatcaaacaaaaacaaacagtCTACGGTTTAGTGCTGAGGCTTGTAAGAAAAGCCGTTAATAGTGAAACCTCCATCAACAGAAATGGTTTGACCTGTTATATAAGAAGCTGCAGGAAGACATAGAAATGCCACAAGTGATGAGACTTCATTTGCTTCCCCAACACGTCCCATCGGTGTCGTACTCTCCACTGCGTTTTTAAACTCCTCATCACTGAGGATCTgagaatttttttcaattaagatTACGAAGTATATATAATCTTTGGCTTAAGTTAAAGATTCACATGTTAAGATTCAcatgtaataattttattattttatcttatttttgtaGTATCAaggagatttttgtttttataaatttctaatttaatagCCTTACATCGGTAACTAAAGGAGTTGCTATGACCCATGGACACACAGAGTTAACCCTTATATTGTCACTTGACTCACATGCTAAGTTTCTTCCTAGTTGATTCAAAGCTACTAAAACAAgcatttatatatacacatatgttAGTTAATTAAGTCGACCATTCGCTGTctgaatatatacatacatatatacctTTACTTGCTCCATAGATGCATGAACCGGTATCAGTATGCACAATTCCAGAAACAGAGGATATGAACACGATACTCCCTAAACTCGAAGCTTTTAATAATGGATGAGCGAGCTGTGAAAGATGAAAAGCTGACTCGAGATTTGTAGCCATTACAAACGAGTATTCTTCTGCTGTAAACTCTGTAGCCGGCTTGACTATAAACGTTGCCGCATTGTTTACCTACATATGTATAGATattagatagatagatacaACAAAAACACTATGTTTGGTTCTTGTACATCCCAAGTCCAAGAAGGAAgcttatatatgtatacttaCAAAGATGTTGAGTTTTCCTTGGAAGAGAGAGGAAACGGTTTCCATGAGTTTCTCTCGTTGCTCACGAGAAGAAACGTCGCAGACAGAAGCGGTGACCTGAAACCCTTTTGCTTGCCATTTACGTAAGCTTTCTTGAAGTTGAGTTTCGTCTCTTGCACATGTGTGGACTCTTGCTCCCAACATAGATAGTTCCTCCACCACAGCTTCCCTGTTCATGATCTCACAGGCAAACGTACGTAGTTAGTACTTTGATAGTTGAATATCAAAACACAATAAAAGAGCATATATATAAGATGTGGACTGACCCGATACCTTTAGTGCCACCGGTTACAAGAGCAGTCATACCTTGAAGACTCCATCTtctatccattttttttgtatcttacTTGAAGTGACCAGAAATGCCCACTGATTTTATGTTGCAATGAATTTGGATCAGATAAGTGTGAAATTAAGATGTTTTTATGTGTGGTGTGGAAATATTATGTAGTCGTATGAGAGAACAATGACTAAAATATGTAAGATAGTGGTCCTGACCAATACTTACTCCCTTAGACCTTGTTTATCGGGTGTTCAACCcctgatttttagtttttttatgccaaaaaataaagcaaaacaaaagaaaaaaatctaaggGGAGTTGTTATATAGTATCCCCATATCTGTTGTAAGAGACGCTACGTGTCAGCGTGCTACTGGACGAAAGTTTttgttaagaaacaaaaaaaacttctcgtgtttctctttcttcctcttctctctctttctttcgcCTCTGCAATCGGAAGAGATTTTTCTCTCAAATCGGAACCAATCGGTAAATCTCCTTCAGCAATCTCTTTCTCGTGGTATGAGTCTCTTTTTGATTGTAagaattcttgtttattgaGGATttagaaattagggttctttgatttttgaaaattagggATGTTTGAATAATCAGTgtctgtttgtgtttttaggCATAATTGTAATTAGGATTAACAAAATTAGCCATGATTGATTGCTTTGTGTCTGTTTTTGCGATAAACATGTTAGCAAGCTTCTTGTAATCATTGGACTAGCCACTAAACTAAACCACTAGAGAAGAATATTGACGAAGTTGCTTTCTTAGTCGTATTGTTCTTGTAATCATGGTTTTGAGGTTCTTGCGTATCGTTTTCTCCAATTGTGGTGATGTGTTGTTGAGAAGCTTTTTCCGGGTGCGATTCAGCTTGCTCAGGGAGTTAGGTTGGCTATGGCTGTTTTAGCTAGGATTTATCGCGATATTGGTGTCTTGAAAGAGCATCTCGCTGGTAGTAGGGAAAAAGAGACCGTGGTGGTGAAAGTCTCCGCTTCAGTTTGTGAAGGTTTGGGCTTTAGAGAGAATCATGGAGTTTCAACCACCAGTGCAGCCAAGTCAGTTAGAGCCCTTTGAACCACGTATAGCACGGTGACACCAACATACTGATCATGCTGGCGGTCAGGATGTGTCCTTGAAGATATTAGAGCGGTTGTGAACTCGGCCAAAGAAAGCTTTGAGTTTTGACTATAGTCCCTGTGAATAACTTCAAATTCCAAAGGTTTAAGTGGAAAATGACCGTTTGATTCGTGTAATAAGACCTGAGAGACCACTGTAGGCTTTGGTCGGTGTTTGAGGTTCGCAAAACTGGTTGAgtgtttttttccatatattaaAAGGTAGGGTTCAATTAATAGAGTTATCATCTCCCCTGCCTCTAAAATCATCATGAAGCTTAGAAGGAGAAGGGCTTCGGAAGTGGTGAGTGTTCCTAAACCACGTTATTAAAGTGATTGATTATGTTCTTCGTAATACCTCCAAGTGGTCTATGGTTCCGAGGAGAGCTTGTTGCCTGAATGCTTATACATTATCTTTCGGAGGGCAAAAGATTTTGGGGGTGGAGTATTCTCGCTTGCTGCTACCATCATGTGTGATCTCATTCATAAAGATCCCACTTGTTTCAATGCTTTAGATTCAG
This genomic window contains:
- the LOC104786753 gene encoding tropinone reductase homolog At2g29150-like isoform X2 encodes the protein MDRRWSLQGMTALVTGGTKGIGEAVVEELSMLGARVHTCARDETQLQESLRKWQAKGFQVTASVCDVSSREQREKLMETVSSLFQGKLNIFVNNAATFIVKPATEFTAEEYSFVMATNLESAFHLSQLAHPLLKASSLGSIVFISSVSGIVHTDTGSCIYGASKDPQ
- the LOC104786753 gene encoding tropinone reductase homolog At2g29150-like isoform X1 — its product is MDRRWSLQGMTALVTGGTKGIGEAVVEELSMLGARVHTCARDETQLQESLRKWQAKGFQVTASVCDVSSREQREKLMETVSSLFQGKLNIFVNNAATFIVKPATEFTAEEYSFVMATNLESAFHLSQLAHPLLKASSLGSIVFISSVSGIVHTDTGSCIYGASKGIYVCIYSDSEWST
- the LOC104786753 gene encoding tropinone reductase homolog At2g29150-like isoform X3; amino-acid sequence: MLGARVHTCARDETQLQESLRKWQAKGFQVTASVCDVSSREQREKLMETVSSLFQGKLNIFVNNAATFIVKPATEFTAEEYSFVMATNLESAFHLSQLAHPLLKASSLGSIVFISSVSGIVHTDTGSCIYGASKGIYVCIYSDSEWST